In the Telopea speciosissima isolate NSW1024214 ecotype Mountain lineage chromosome 6, Tspe_v1, whole genome shotgun sequence genome, CGTACATTAACACGTAAAACCAACCGATCAAGGGCTGCTTGGTTAGGAAACTTTAATAGAGCATCTTACAACAAGATCATTAATCAAGCGCTCTCACTCAAAAGTTTACTAATTTTCTCCCACACCTAGAAGTCtagaacccaaaacccaaatcccaattattaTGAAGAGTAATAGTAGTAATCAGATGTAATTATTTTTCTCATGGGACGTTGGTGTAGCCACCGTGGCTACCTCCGGCACCACCAGCTCCGCCTCCGCCACCATAGCCACCACCATGTGCTCCCTCAGCGCCACCACCAATACCTCCTCCAGATTCTCCACCACTACCATAGCCACCTCCATATGCTCCTCCTGAACCAtaaccagcaccaccaccacctccactgccgccgccaccaccaccaccataacCACTACCATCTTCTCCACCAGCACCGTAGCCACCGCCATTGCCTGCTCTTTCACCACCACCATAACCGCCACCATTTTCCCCACCAGCTCCACCACCATAACCACCGCCAgcaccgccgccgccaccactaccaccaccgccTCCATAGCCACCTCCAAGGTCTCCACCAGCTCCATAGCCAGCACCACTACCAATGCCgcttccacctccaccaccatatCCCACAGGACCTTGGTCCCCTACTGCTCCATAGCCAGTTCCACCACCAgagccgccaccaccaccaccaccgtagCCTCCTAAAACTCCTCCTCCATACCCAGAGCCACCACCAATGCCATGGCCAACGCTATAACCAGAACCAGTTACTTCCTCAAAAGTGAGGAGGACCCTAGCAGCAGAGCATATGCTTAAGCCCACTAAAGCGAAGAAGAGGACACTAGGAACCCTATGAGTAGCCATGAAAGGGCTTGAGTCGCTCATTCATGAGATGGGAGGGGAAGAAAAGGGGAGTATTTATAGAAGAGATGGAATGGTGGGGGTGGCCTAGAACCGCGTAATTTGTTTATGGAGTTGTTGAGAAGCACATGCACAGGCACTTACCTTACCTAATTCAGATCGTCTATAGCTtgcctgcccgtagcagccatagcagcgCGCTAATGAGGTgcggtgcaatgaccgccttacccctgctcgggcaaggcgctcgggcaggaataaggcgatcattgcaccgCACGTCATTAGGGTGCTACTATGACTGCTACGGGCAGGCAAGCCGTATTCTTCCCCTCCCATCTTGACCCTTACCTTACCACTCAAGCAGTCACACTTGAGAGTAGAGACTCGATTGTGTGACTTTGGCTGTCGTCCACATTAGAtgatgtaaaataaaaaaaataaaagaaataaaaaaatattagggAAGTCTCAATTTTCAAGGACCCTTTCCACACGGCCATTTACTTGGATGGATCTCATGGTAAGTTAATTGCCATATTTATCA is a window encoding:
- the LOC122663972 gene encoding glycine-rich cell wall structural protein 1.8-like — its product is MATHRVPSVLFFALVGLSICSAARVLLTFEEVTGSGYSVGHGIGGGSGYGGGVLGGYGGGGGGGSGGGTGYGAVGDQGPVGYGGGGGSGIGSGAGYGAGGDLGGGYGGGGGSGGGGGAGGGYGGGAGGENGGGYGGGERAGNGGGYGAGGEDGSGYGGGGGGGSGGGGGAGYGSGGAYGGGYGSGGESGGGIGGGAEGAHGGGYGGGGGAGGAGGSHGGYTNVP